Genomic window (Sediminispirochaeta smaragdinae DSM 11293):
CATCCAAAGGGAACACATTCCGAGAAATTGATAAACTCCTTCTGCTGCAAAAATTCCGGTATGGATGCCTTTATTTCTTTTTTACGAACAAGTTCAGGATCGATGTACAGAATAATCGAGGTTTCCATTCTTCCCGCGTGAATGCCGAACTTCCTTTCTGACTCAGAATATTCTCCGAAGTCGAAATTCTCCGGCATTATTTTTAGAAAGGGATGAAGAACAAATGTTTTTATCCCTGTCTGTATCCGTATTTCACGGCACATGAAATCCAAAACTTCATGATTACCCCCGTGACCGTTCAAAAACACCAATTTTCGAAAACCGGATCGCTGTAATGACGCTCCGATATCCGACAGGATTCGGATAAGAGTTTCTACCTGCATGCAAACTGTCCCCGGAAAAGAATTATGTTCGTTACTTTTCCCATAGGGAATAAGCGGCAGAAAAACGGCTGGGTAATTTGCAGTTCGCATAATTTCTTTTAGCCCCTTGGAGATCGCTTCTGCTATAAGTGAATCGGTCCCTACGGGAAGGTGAGAACCATGTTGTTCTGTCGAACCAATTGGCTGTATAGCAATTAAAGAAGATGCTTCTTTCTCAATCTCTTTATATGTCTTATGCTGAAAAGTCAATTTATCCATGCCACTCCTCCGAATCCTGGAATATTTGATGATAGTCTGCTCAGCTCTACTTACGATTTACCACTCCCGCCCTTTCCAAAGCCCGAAAGACTCCCCAAGAGATAAGACCACAAACGATTGACCCTGCAAAAAAGGAATCGACAAGATAGAGCACTTTGAAACCGAACGTGAAATCTGAAAACCAATAGATCAAATCAATGAAAAATGCAGTGACGGTGCCGCAGCCAGAAGCCAGCATTGTAATCCAGACTTTCGGACGATACCGTGCAGAAGAGAAGGCTATCTCCGAACCAAGTCCGTTACCAAATCCATACAAGATACACAAGGCCCCTGATGGATTTCCGAATAGCATTTGCAGTAGGCCATTCAGAAGCGCAGTAAACATTGTCGCTCCTGGTTTTCTGACGATCAGACCTCCCATGATAACGGCAAAAAGATGAAGAGCTCCTGGCCACATAGACACAAAAGGCGATGCAATATTCAGTGCCCGAACTATTGGGTTTATGACCAGAGAGCTAAGCACTGCGCCGATTGCCGCTATTACTGCTATCATGAGCAGATCTACAGAGGACAGCCATTTTTTCTTTTTTTTCATTTCCTCTTCCACGTTGCAAAACCTCCTTATAGATACTTAGAATGGAATTTTTTTACGTTTTTCCAATACGATGTTTGTTTTAATCTTTATGATCCCCTTTATTTGGTTTATCTCTTCTTGGATTACGGTATTGAGAGATTGCATGCTTGGAAAATAGGCAAAGACAAAGAGCTTTGATTCTGAAGTTGTAAAAATTCTTTCAACATTCCTCAGTTTAAAAATCGTATCTCGAATCTCTGTATTTTCCTGGGGTGACGTCTCTATTTCCAACATGACATGAATTTCCTGTCCGATATTTTCGTAGTTGAGGTCAATGGTAAAATTGTTAATTACTTTATCCTCACACATCGCATTGACCTTATTCGTAACGACGGCCCTGGAAAGATCAAGATCCCTCGCTATTTCGGCATAGGCTGTTCGACTGTCCTCGAATAGTATTTTTAGAATGCTAATATCTATGTCTTTAATCTTCATTTATACACGTGCTCCTATTTTGTGTCGTTTTCATACAAATGTCAATAAAAATATTATAATAAAGTACTTTTGTATAAATATTGTCCTCCCTGTTGTAGTATCGTAAGAAACGCAGGACTCAGGTTAATTCCTTTCTCGCCTACTATCAATGGAATTTAGCAACGAAAATCCTTGCATTGATTTTTCATGATAGATACACTCTTTCCATCTTCTATGCGAGAGGCAAAAACATGATACCGGAAAAAGTACGTTCAGTTCTTGATACCTATCAACTTACGGCACTGGAGTTCGAACCCGGCAGTACTCCCACCGCCCAAATGGCTGCCGATCGGATTGGTGTTGCTGTCGGGCAGATTGCGAAATCAATTCTTCTGAAGGGAAAAGATGACCGCTATTTTCTTGTGGTTTGCGCAGGAGATCGAAAAATCGCTTCCGGAAAGATGAAACGGCTGACCGGTGTCAAGTGTTCCATGGCCACTGGGGATGATACCCTTCGTGTTACCGGTTATTCTCCCGGTGGCGTTACGCCTTTCGGCGTTGAGGGGGTTGAGATTTTCCTCGATGAGAGTCTCCTTGCCTGGGACACGGTTTATCCTGCAGCAGGAACCGATGCCACCGGTGTGCCTGTTACCTTCGAGCTTCTTCAAAAGATTACCGGTGCCGAGACCGTCGATGTTACGGCCTAAGCCTGACGATCAGCCTCTTGGGACCTCTTGGGAATAGTGCCGAGGGCCCTGGTGATTGCTATGTTTTTTCAATGTAAGATGAGATGCCGGTGAAATAGTTCTTCCGATGATCAAGTAGCGGTGGTGCCTTCGGCTCTGCTTGATAGGCCCATGCAGATAAAAAGCCGGGGGAAGGCCCCGGTTGATAAAAAAATCCTTCCATCTTTTTGTATTGACGTTTATACACTAATCCATCCATCAAAGATGGGGATATTCATCTGCGTTGATGGCCCACACCGTGTCAAAATCCCAACCGGAAAAGGTCGATTGCGTCTTCATATCTGCCGTGCTAACTCCAGCCGCGCCGATGGTATCGTTCTTACCTGTCGTCTGTGTGTCGTAATAACAGGAGTCTATATTTCCTGGACTACCGCTAAATCCTCCCAGGTGCGAAGCACTTTCCGAACCAATGATTTTTCCCGTTGCATAACAATTCTTAATGAAAAGAGAAGCATCAACTATCGAGCCCACGAAGCCCGCAAGATAATTCGCGCCATTGACATCTCCCGTTGCATAACAGTTTGTAATGCTTCCAGATGCATCTTTCAACAAAATCCCTACAAACCCGCCTTTAAAAGAACCGATTGAGCTTGTGGTTTTTACTGGGCCTGTAGCATAGGACTCGGATATTGTAACAAGTTGGTCGATATAGCCGATAAGGCCTCCGATACGCTCTTCTCCTGAGACAGAGGCTGAAGAATAGCACTGAGAAATTGTTCCTCCTGTCATACCGCCCACGAGTCCTCCACCGAAGCGCTCATCAGCTATTACCATACCGGTTGAATAGCAATGCGTGATCGTACCTTTCGAAGTTCCGGCAAGGGCCCCTACATAACGAGGCCCGATGACATTGACGTTTTCTATTCCAAGATTGGAAATCGATCCACTACTGTCAATAGATCTGAACAGTCCCTGGTAGTTTTCGGTGCCATATATCGTAAGACCCGTTATTTTGTGGCCATTTCCGTCAAAACTTCCGGTAAACGAGTTGCCAGCTTCTCCTATGGGATCCCATCCTGCACCTGTAGTATAACCACTCAAGTCGATATCCGCTGTGAGTTTGTAGCAGTCTGAAAGTGTCCAATCCTCATATCCTGTCTGTCCGCCCCGTACGGCAGACAGCTGTTCTGCTGTAGAGATGCGATAGGGATTTGCTGGAGAACCGTCCCCTGGCTCCTCAATAAAAGGGCTGCCGGAATCAGAATTGGTTGGATTTGAACAGGATACCGCAAGTAAGAGTGATAAGAAAACTCCTACCGTATAAATGACTAGCTTCCTCATGAATAATTACTCCTTAATGTAGTGTAAATAATAATGATATTGTATACAGTGTATACTAAATTCTAAAAAATTACAGCCTCTTAGGCTTTTTTATTTCATTTTTTTGAACGACAATTTTTTAACATCATTAACAAAATCAGAACTGGCGGGAGTAAGTTTCATTCCCTTCAAACAGGATAATTGGTAGTATGTAGTTATCAAACTATACAGGCGGTGGATTCTGATGAAGGAGATCACGTATACAGACTTTGAAAGTGGAGATATCAGTTTTCTCGCAGATTTATGTAATGCGCTTATGAGTTTTCAAGCAAAGAAAGCAACGATAAAACCTGAAGTAATGAGCGCAATGAACTTTGAAAATCGTTTGATTCCTGATTTTCAAACAGCTAACGGAAACGAATCCGTAGGAACGTTCTATGAAAAAATCGGATTTACCTTCAGCCACTCTGTATTTGATGGGTTTATACAGGCATATACAGAAAAACCGAGGTAAAATCCTTGTTTTTGTGTCTGTGCTTACTTTTTTCCACAGTTTTGCTTTCAATTGACTGCGGGGAAAAGAATTGTGCCCTTTCAATCACCAGGATTCGAAACAGTAGATTCAATTTTCTACCAATCTGGGCTGCTCGTAAGCATGAAGTGCTGATGTGAGAAGACCATCAGATATGAAAAATATAAACGGACAACTTACGGAAGATCGAAAAATCACTTTTGATCAGGGTGATGTCAACAGCGTATCGGTCCATGGTGATCTTGTTGCCGTAGCTGCTTCGGACAAGACTGCAAACGGCAGGGTTTATTTTATCAACGCAGATTCAGGCGAGAGACTATGATTTGTCACTGTGGGAGCCTTGCCTGATATGGTGACCTTCTTTCCGAACGGCAAATATGTCTTGTCGGCAAACGAAGGAGAGCCCGTTGAGAAATATGAATCAGATCCTGCAGGTTCCGTTTCCATCATTGAGGTGGGCTACTCATCTCCTGCCGATTCGGTATGTACCACGTTAACGTTCTCTGAATCAGATAGTGAAAAAAGCAAAGATGGCGTTCCTGTCAGAACCCACGATTATCTGGGAAATTTTGAAACAGATTATTCTTTTGATAAGGATATTGAATCCGAATACATTGCCGTGGACGGTACATCCCAATATGCCTATGTATCCAGCCAGGAGAATCATGCCGTTGCTAAGATAGATATTGAGAGGAAAAAAATCCTGACGCTTAAATCCCTAGGATATAAAGATTACTCTCAGTGTGGAGTGGATTTTGTAGAGGATGGTAAAATCAATATCGTATCCGAGCCCTATTACGGTCTTTATATGCCCGATTCTTTGACCACGTTCGAAGTGGACGGAAAGACCTACATAGCCACCGCCAATGAAGGGGACGACAGGGGGGAGACATCAAATCTGAGTATAAGAATCTCAGAGTTTCTCCGTACGATAGCATAGATACCGATGGTGACGGAGCTATTGATATATTGTGGCCTTTGGATCACCAATATTCGTAACACTACCATCAGCATAGGTCAAATCACCTATGCCAATCCGGGTTTTTTGTCCGCTGAACAAATCCATCCCATCCCTTAGAATTATTAATACCTGATTTTAATGTTGTAAAAAAACTGAGGAGGTTCTGTATGAACAGACGTACAAGTATCACGATTTCACTTGTATTGTGCCTTGTTGTTACCGGATCGCTTTTTGCCGGTGGTGAAAGCGAGAAGAATGCCGAGAGTGGGAAAACAACTATTACATGGTGGGCTCTTTCCGGCGGTGGCGGTGCCGATGATGTGCGTGAAATCTATCGCCGCAATCTTATTAAAGAGTACGAAACGGCACATCCTGACGTCGACATCGAACTGACCATGCTCGAAAACGAGGCTTTCAAACAAAAGGTCCAAGTTGCGATTCAAGCGGGCAATCCCCCGGATATCTTTCACTCCTGGGGTGGTGGCGT
Coding sequences:
- a CDS encoding creatininase family protein — its product is MDKLTFQHKTYKEIEKEASSLIAIQPIGSTEQHGSHLPVGTDSLIAEAISKGLKEIMRTANYPAVFLPLIPYGKSNEHNSFPGTVCMQVETLIRILSDIGASLQRSGFRKLVFLNGHGGNHEVLDFMCREIRIQTGIKTFVLHPFLKIMPENFDFGEYSESERKFGIHAGRMETSIILYIDPELVRKKEIKASIPEFLQQKEFINFSECVPFGWITEDVSENGVIGDPSQATQVEGEKLLTGIAQTLFKVMEEIRAM
- a CDS encoding ECF transporter S component, with the protein product MKKKKKWLSSVDLLMIAVIAAIGAVLSSLVINPIVRALNIASPFVSMWPGALHLFAVIMGGLIVRKPGATMFTALLNGLLQMLFGNPSGALCILYGFGNGLGSEIAFSSARYRPKVWITMLASGCGTVTAFFIDLIYWFSDFTFGFKVLYLVDSFFAGSIVCGLISWGVFRALERAGVVNRK
- a CDS encoding Lrp/AsnC family transcriptional regulator produces the protein MKIKDIDISILKILFEDSRTAYAEIARDLDLSRAVVTNKVNAMCEDKVINNFTIDLNYENIGQEIHVMLEIETSPQENTEIRDTIFKLRNVERIFTTSESKLFVFAYFPSMQSLNTVIQEEINQIKGIIKIKTNIVLEKRKKIPF
- a CDS encoding YbaK/EbsC family protein, which produces MIPEKVRSVLDTYQLTALEFEPGSTPTAQMAADRIGVAVGQIAKSILLKGKDDRYFLVVCAGDRKIASGKMKRLTGVKCSMATGDDTLRVTGYSPGGVTPFGVEGVEIFLDESLLAWDTVYPAAGTDATGVPVTFELLQKITGAETVDVTA
- a CDS encoding GLUG motif-containing protein: MRKLVIYTVGVFLSLLLAVSCSNPTNSDSGSPFIEEPGDGSPANPYRISTAEQLSAVRGGQTGYEDWTLSDCYKLTADIDLSGYTTGAGWDPIGEAGNSFTGSFDGNGHKITGLTIYGTENYQGLFRSIDSSGSISNLGIENVNVIGPRYVGALAGTSKGTITHCYSTGMVIADERFGGGLVGGMTGGTISQCYSSASVSGEERIGGLIGYIDQLVTISESYATGPVKTTSSIGSFKGGFVGILLKDASGSITNCYATGDVNGANYLAGFVGSIVDASLFIKNCYATGKIIGSESASHLGGFSGSPGNIDSCYYDTQTTGKNDTIGAAGVSTADMKTQSTFSGWDFDTVWAINADEYPHL
- a CDS encoding choice-of-anchor I domain-containing protein, translated to MGALPDMVTFFPNGKYVLSANEGEPVEKYESDPAGSVSIIEVGYSSPADSVCTTLTFSESDSEKSKDGVPVRTHDYLGNFETDYSFDKDIESEYIAVDGTSQYAYVSSQENHAVAKIDIERKKILTLKSLGYKDYSQCGVDFVEDGKINIVSEPYYGLYMPDSLTTFEVDGKTYIATANEGDDRGETSNLSIRISEFLRTIA